The DNA region AACAGAATTataagattacaattgaaaaaataaataaataaataaatctctCCAGGCTGAGGCGTGGATATCgtgctctctttaaggagattcaagcccactgcaacAAATGTTTTTCACTGGTCCAAtagtagtccttcttgacttgtcccctccaggatacaacaaccttaacacaaagtataactcaacaactctggacaagagttgagtccaaagctccacaaaaagaacacctcccttcaactaataagaactctcttttttgactaacttttatgcactctatattttcttgtgtGTTGTGTATTCCAAACCAAATGAATACCATCACTATTTATAGTAGAAGAAGTCTTTctagaaataaatagaaaaataatggaatggtaaatagtgaagataaatggCCTTAagagttacataggttacaaggtGTAATGGAGGAAGAATAATGGAGAAGTAATGGCAAAGGCCACCAACGGTTAAGAGCTACTTCAAGAATTGGAATTATAACATAACAGACAGTAACTCCAAATGGAGTAAAGCAGCACTAAGTGCCACCAACGGCCAAAAGCCATTACTCCCCACGTTCTGCAAATGAAAGTCAACAAACGTACGCAAAGATAGGAATGAAATTGCCCACTATACTGCTGAAACGATCAGCATTCTTCTAACTCCAAAATAaagcaaattaatatattaaaatattaatattaaaatgctaacAAACCAACACTCATCATGTATTAATAGAAGTTTTGTCCATTAAGTAGCACTTAAAagaataataacacaaaaaacaaagaaataaattgCATAACAATGTCAAATGATACAGAATTACATAAAAGATGGGTTgcaaccaaatttattttggacaaCCATACCTTAAGtccaaaatgaaaaagaagacttAAAATCATAAGCTAACATAAAAAGATCTAAACGAATATATATGTCATAGCATATACTTCTAAGCTTAACACTTGAACTATATTGTAAGAAAACTTCTCCTTTTAATTTAATGAAACTATCTGTTCTTTTCCtcagttagtttcttgacgacATGTATCTCTATCATTATgtaggaagaagaaaagagaacagtagatgatggaaaagaaaagaatatgatGATCAAGGGAACAATTTACTGCTATTTATAGTGATATTTAATTGTCTTTTCACCTACCAAATTAATAGAGCACATTGAATCAtgatcataaaatttattttggtttcaAAATTCAAAGAGTCATTTATTATTAAAGTGAAGTTGTTGGACTTCATATTCAATCATTATGTAATTAAagtattaatatttaataaactaattaattttatttttatttagtggaagggcaaaatggtaatccaactttgaatgTTGGAGCTTCccacgtgtatatatatatatatgatatgataaaaGATTTAACTTGGTAATTGGTATGCATATTCATGGAAACTGCTAGCCAGTTTCACATCTGTCTTTTCTTGTGGGGTTGGTTTGTCTTCATCTCTGCCAGAGGAGAGCAGACATTTCCTTTCAACATGGATAGAAaaacttcattttattttttcggaCATGATTATTTATATACTAATTTCTGGGTACATGTTTAGTGCATGTATTccatattatttgtatatattttaataaggAAAAAGAGCCTGATATATCCCTCAACTTtttcatttagagctgatatacccctcattataaaagtggctcatatatgcccctcaacttttttcatttccgttggaggaaaagggtatatgtgagccatttgtatagcaataggggtatatataagccactttcataatgaggggtatatcagctctaaacgATAAAGTTGTGGGGTaaatcagacccttttcccaaatttaaaacaaatcatGTAGGAGTATAGATGATCCTTTTAGCGaatttcaaggtatatttttaatcttttttatacaaaaaatattttttgacgtctttgattatcattttttgagttacttattcttattttatttttttctttcgttccttagtgtaaagagaaaattttaaaactaatttttttgtggctattataatataaaactatttttttcgaCTATATTGctatttagtttttgtattgaaaaaaaaaattgggtcatctataataaagtttacaagaaaattagtgaaacataaataaatttgaccatcaaaataataactttaaattagtcgttgaaacaaaaaagtcaaaaaaaaaaattatgtgtgacgaggattaaatatacacatatgggattatatttttttaaaaataataataattaaaattaatttttttcacttccgttggaggaaaagggtatatgtgagccatttgtttAGCAATAGGggcatatatgagccactttcataatgAGAGATATATCAGTTCTAAATGATAAAGTTGAGGGTATATCAagcccttttcccttttaataaATACAAGACACTAttgaataaaatcaaaatccacACTATCCAATTTTTACAAAATGccatatatataacttaattaagaaaaaaacttgaaattccGACTAAAAGCCATGATACACAAATCACttttatctcaaaatttaatttatggcTGGTTACTTGTGCGTAATAAAAACTTGAAATTCTTTAATAAATTGTCAAAATCATCTCCAACATGTTGATAAATCACAACATAAGTAAtgtaatataaatatcatattGACGTTATTAAATTATGAGAAGATACAGTAAGCTAAAAGACTAGTTCTGAATCTAATATGataatatcaaatatttattgttaaCAGACCCAAGAAAAATCAAGTATAATACAAATAGATCTTACAAATAGTTGATTTGtttccaaaagaaaaatcagAAAATTACATCCAATTAGGAATAAGACTTAACGGATAAACACATCAGGAATGTGCGCAATTTTGTACCAGTCTTGTCCTATTCCCTTCTCACATCGCTTGGCCAGTGTTGGACAATCCCTAATTGATAAATTTGTGAGGGCTGTTAGGTGCTGCAATCCCTCGGGTAAACATTGTAGAATCTCACAGTATGCTATGGATAACTGTGTGAGTGAAGTTAAGCCTTTCACCCCTTCCTCGGGGAGTTTCTCCAGTGCGTCACAATATTCAATAGACAGATACTTCAAAGCATTGAGACTAGCCAGGCAGGTTGGCAGCTCTTTGAGATTCTTAAAGAAAGAGATAGTCAAGTACTTGAGATTTGCAAGGCCTTTGAACATCTCTTCTGGGAGCGAAGTAGTTTTGTGACTGCTAATGCGGAGGGAAGTAAGAGCCCTGAGATTAGATATGGAACTGAAACCTATTGCATCTGACTTGTCCCCACGATCTACCAATTTCTTGACAGAAGAAAGGGTCGGAATAACAAACATAGGGCACCACTGAATCTCCATCTCTTCAAGCACAGGGAATTGCTCTTCTCCTTCCTTTTTCAGCAATCCTTTCAGATTATCAAAATGGCCTATAATAAGTTTTCTcagagatggaaaccttcttcTTGTAGGGAACCCAGAATCCACATACTCCACTTCCGCAGACCCGTTCTGTAACTGTAGAGTTTTTAGACAAGGCAGCTCACCAAAGGGTGGTAAGCATGAGTAGTTTTTGCAACGGATGATTTCAATAGAGacaacattttccaaaactgagTGATTCATCCAGTCTGGGAGACGGATTCCTCTGAAGCCACTGATTGTTAAACAAGTCAGATNCCTATAATAAGTTTTCTcagagatggaaaccttcttcTGGTAGGGAATCCAGAATCAACATACTCCAATTCCGCAGACCCATTCCATAACTTTAGACTTTTTAGACAAGGCAGCTCACCAAAGGGTGGTAAGCATGAGTAGTTTTTGCAACAGATGATTTCAATAGAGacaacattttccaaaactgagTGATTCATCCAATCTGGGAGACGGATTCCTCTGAAGCCACTGATTGTTAAACAAGTCAGATTGGAGTGTGGTTTGAGGGCTTCAAGCACTTCAACTTCTTCTGATTCATAAATATGTGGACGGTCATAGTCATCCCATTTCATTCTTAAAGTATGCAGATTTTCTTTTGCAGATAAATTGGCTTCTTTTGCATCCATATCATTCTTCACTCTCTCAAGATGCGTGATTTCAATTGAGCCATAGAGATTCATGTTTCGTAATTCACCAATTTGAGAACTTTTCTTCCTTCCCACTGCAAAGCAACCAAGAGTCTTAAGGCATGTCAAAGATGCTATCCTTGGTGGCATACAAGTCAATGAATTGCATCCATCAAGTAAAAGATTTCGGAGACTACCAAGTTTACTTGTTTCTTTTGGCAAACAACAAAGTGACCAGCAGCCATGTAGATCAAGAGTCTGCAGATTTTGAAGCTTGCATAACTGCTTTGGAAGACTACGGATACTATCATTGCCAGACAAATTTAGGTATCTTAAATGTACTAGATCTCCAATGGAAGACGGTAACTGCTCAAGTCCTATGTAACTTAGATTAAGCACCCTCAACGAGACAAACTTTTGCAAGTGAGAATGAGAGTAAGAAGACACCACTTTTGCGAAACCAATCGACATCATATGTGGGTAACCTTTTACATTTATTTCACGGATATTGTTGCTTGATGCGCTTGCCGAAAACAGAGATGTTGCCAAATCATGAATGAGATCATGCATCTTGAAATAAGTTCGACCATATTTAACTTCAATCTCTTGGAAGAAAGACCTCAAGTATAATTCATTCCATACTTCATTACCTACATCCTCTAGCTCCAAGTTTCCTTTCGATAAAAGAAAACCCTGTGCCATCCAGAGAGAGATTAGATTTTCCTTTTCCATTTCGGTATCCTTTGGGAATACTGCACAATATGCAAAGCATTGTCTCAAATCAAGTGGAAGGTGATGGTAATTAAGTCTCAGGGCAGGCAGAATAGAACTTTCTTCTTGAGGCAATTTCCAAATCTCACTATCTCTCACATGTTCCCACTGCCTTTCTTCTCTCTTGAAGCGCAAAATACCTCCAAGAGATTTAGCTGCTAAAGGCACACCACCACATTTTTTCACAATCTCCTTTCCGATAGCCACAaggttaatatttattttttcttggttCCCAAATGCACGTTGCATGAACAGCAACCAACAATCTTCTTGAGACAAATTTGACAATTCATATGGTTGCAATGTTCTCATAATTGATCCAACCTTTTCAAGACGAGTAGTGGTTAGAACAAAAGCACCACTTGCTCCAACCTTCAAGACTTGTCTTAACTTAGCCCACTTATCTTGATCTTCATTCCAAACATCATCTAAGAcgagtaaataattttttccattcaGCAAGTCCTGAAGCTTCTTTTGAAGTGGAGCCAAGTCCATGTCACCAAGTGACTTTTCTTCAATAGATTCTACAATTTCCTTTATCAACCTCTTCTCATTAAAATCTTCCGAGACACAAATCCATATTTTGGGATGGAAATGCTCAATTACTCTCTGATCATTGAAGACCATTTGGGCAAGTGTCGTCTTTCCTAGTCCCCCCATACCAAGTATTGGGAGGACTGAAAGTGTTTGGGCATCGCTAACGTTGTTTATTAGGATTTTCACTATCTCATCCTTTTCTTTGTCTCTTCCATAAACTTGTGGTTCATTTAAAACAAAACCTGGTCCAAGCTCGGTAGGAGTCAGcaaaaaaacaatgaagaatTTTGCACAATAAAAAGACAATGATAAGCTTGATCAGAAGCagcatacatctttcaaattaaaaaaatgcacTTTTTTTGAATTCACATTATAAGATCTTAAACAACTCTGGCTTTATCCTGTCATTTAGACTTGGGGTCCTATCCTAATTCTATGAGTAAGCTATGGATTTATCTGAGGTTATATATGTTAAAAACTTCATTAAACAAATTTAGATAATAGATTTTGAACCCAATTAATAAATCCAAATCTGGATCCACTTATCTACTTAGACTTGAGAAGAACATTTAGATTAGACAAAATCCCAAAAACACACATGAATTTGATGATATAAAGctgttttttagaaaaatatttaaagatgaGCACCTGTTTGGCGTGTAGCAACTTGTCTCTCTATAGTCCTTTCATCCAAATGAAACTTAATTCGTTCCGCTGCAATTGCATCTAGTTTCTCCATAATCTTTTTCATCCTTTTCCCAATCTTGTGACGGAAAGCGATAACGTTTGGATGA from Solanum stenotomum isolate F172 unplaced genomic scaffold, ASM1918654v1 scaffold1325, whole genome shotgun sequence includes:
- the LOC125850043 gene encoding putative disease resistance protein RGA1 encodes the protein MAEAFLQVLLDNLTYFIQGELGSILGFKDEFEKLKSTFTTIQAVLEDAQKKQLKDKAIENWLQKLNAAAYEADDILDECKTEATIRQKKNKYGCYHPNVIAFRHKIGKRMKKIMEKLDAIAAERIKFHLDERTIERQVATRQTGFVLNEPQVYGRDKEKDEIVKILINNVSDAQTLSVLPILGMGGLGKTTLAQMVFNDQRVIEHFHPKIWICVSEDFNEKRLIKEIVESIEEKSLGDMDLAPLQKKLQDLLNGKNYLLVLDDVWNEDQDKWAKLRQVLKVGASGAFVLTTTRLEKVGSIMRTLQPYELSNLSQEDCWLLFMQRAFGNQEKININLVAIGKEIVKKCGGVPLAAKSLGGILRFKREERQWEHVRDSEIWKLPQEESSILPALRLNYHHLPLDLRQCFAYCAVFPKDTEMEKENLISLWMAQGFLLSKGNLELEDVGNEVWNELYLRSFFQEIEVKYGRTYFKMHDLIHDLATSLFSASASSNNIREINVKGYPHMMSIGFAKVVSSYSHSHLQKFVSLRVLNLSYIGLEQLPSSIGDLVHLRYLNLSGNDSIRSLPKQLCKLQNLQTLDLHGCWSLCCLPKETSKLGSLRNLLLDGCNSLTCMPPRIASLTCLKTLGCFAVGRKKSSQIGELRNMNLYGSIEITHLERVKNDMDAKEANLSAKENLHTLRMKWDDYDRPHIYESEEVEVLEALKPHSNLTCLTISGFRGIRLPDWMNHSVLENVVSIEIICCKNYSCLPPFGELPCLKSLKLWNGSAELEYVDSGFPTRRRFPSLRKLIIGHFDNLKGLLKKEGEEQFPVLEEMEIQWCPMFVIPTLSSVKKLVDRGDKSDAIGFSSISNLRALTSLRISSHKTTSLPEEMFKGLANLKYLTISFFKNLKELPTCLASLNALKYLSIEYCDALEKLPEEGVKGLTSLTQLSIAYCEILQCLPEGLQHLTALTNLSIRDCPTLAKRCEKGIGQDWYKIAHIPDVFIR